The following coding sequences are from one Cryptococcus deuterogattii R265 chromosome 1, complete sequence window:
- a CDS encoding uncharacterized protein (genome sequence mistake): MEPFISQFISHVDQCFATRSADNIVSSLPLDETHPFYGPLGQALALSNPADLSSSNIQSRLTTFPGELKENLSTLISALLRNIRGETDDHEVEQEERAYRKFSRLQQIYSEANKIFGLPDTEPSASYAFLNPFIKSLSQKVRQSSDAAASLSTYPLRHPKSARSIRDATRQLIERSMQIASVPMSEVEWNNARDQQHAVGDIIWPLANELFRIYAQRKLHTQSTELQKSLHNLILRRTSDLLLAKGASASQTFVKAIIGEGS, translated from the exons ATGGAGCCTTTCATCTCCCAGTTTATATCGCACGTCGACCAATGCTTCGCTACTCGCTCAGCCGACAACATAGTCTCGTCCTTGCCTCTTGACGAGACACACCCTTTCTACGGACCTCTCGGTCAAGCCCTTGCATTG TCAAATCCCGCCGATTTATCCAGTTCTAATATCCAATCTCGACTGACTACATTTCCGGGGGAACTCAAGGAGAACTTGTCAACGTTGATCTCAGCGCTTCTAAGGAACATCCGAGGAGAAACGGACGATCATGAGgttgagcaagaagaaagagcgTACCGAAAATTCAGCAGGCTGCAACAAATTTATAG TGAAGCAAATAAAATATTCGGACTACCGGATACCGAACCTTCTGCCTCTTATGCGTTTCTCAATCCCTTCATAAAAAGTCTTTCACAAAAGGTTAGACAGTCTTCTGATGCAGCCGCATCGCTGTCAACATACCCCCTTCGACATCCTAAATCTGCGCGCTCCATCAGGGATGCGACTCGTCAATTGATCGAACGATCCATGCAAATCGCGAGTGTACCTATGAGTGAAGTAGAGTGGAATAACGCACGCGATCAGCAGCATGCTGTAGGGGATATAATTTGGCCTCTAGCCAATGAACTGTTTCGCATTTATGCGCAA CGCAAACTTCATACCCAGTCAACTGAGTTACAAAAGTCCTTACACAATCTTATCCTCCGGAGGACAAGCGACTTGCTTCTCGCCAAAGGAGCATCCGCGTCACAGACGTTTGTCAAAGCTATTATTGGCGAGGGAAGTTAG